ATTTTTTCGTACCTTTACATGACGATAATTTACAACATTTGAGTCCCTCTCGAAGAAAGGTACTACAAGGAGACTCTTAAATCACATCACTATAcaatttaaactataataaataaaataaatctttctcGCGTGTCACCGCATTCtgtgaaataataacaatgacGTTTAAGTGTCAGTGgctgttttattgtatttcgaCAAATGGccagtatttaaataattgcctGCATGGCGCAGCGGTTATTATAACATGGTCACCAAGTAATTAAGGCCGCTGAATACGTAACGAAATAATACCTCGGACGGGGCGTGAACGGTACCGGGACGTGACTGCCTCGACGGGAATGTGTTCTTGATGCATAATATCGTATCCATTCGTCATCCATTTTCGACGCTGATGCAAACGtgtgggtctatcccactagtcccgttgagttgtcccgtgacgggacaactggcactattttgtcccagttgtcccgtggcgggacaagtgacactgttttggagccagttgtcccgttgcagaaaaatcacgggactaatgggacaaacggaagggtcaaaacaactggttccattgagttgttgtgtgacaacaggtacttggtactttggtaagatagcagacgttattcGTTGTGTTgtattacattttttcttaatttctagtagataagttgaaattacattaggtacatgttgaattgacttgagtgtttaagctgctccaggggcctgttaacaatatatttttagtttccttacattatgttttttcaagtagggaatttcggataagcattttacatttatggtatggaaggtcatagatatagacactcttgtcaatttaattataacgtgaaaagcccaaatggtaaaaaaacttcttgtgaatttaaagtttacatagataagcgtacaattcatcatctgctatcttaccaaagtaccaagtacctgttgtcacacaacaactcaatggaaccagttgttttgacccttccgtctgtcccattagtcccgtgatttttctgcaacgggacaactggcaccaaaacagtgtcacttgtcccgtcacgggacaactgggacaaaatagtgccagttgtcccgtcacgggacaactcaacgggactagtgggatagacccaaacGTGTACTTCTACTTTTCTCTCCGGAACAAACGGTGTGACTGTGCGGCGGGACGTGCTAAACACCGTTGGCGACGATATTTTTCCCGCCCCGTCAGTGCCATGTTCCCGTCCCGTACCTGTCTCCGAGACATAATGCGCTTCcatatacattttgtatgaaatggtACTTATAAAATTTCTCGTTCCGTCCCGTCCGTGAAAAAACCTTCCACGTATGCCTGATCTAACTCACGCAGTAGAAATGGTAATGGCTCATGTCATACTTTTTCATTGAACATTGGTGTGTCGTCAAACCCAGCCGATGACATTTGCACTAATACTTTAAGTTGGAATTCCATCTACGTGATTTTTGCactaatattttgtgctttatgtCGGAATTCCATCTACGTGCTTTTTGTGTCATCGATTAGGTTAGTAATAGGGTAGGTCTAGCTAATCATGCGCGCCATGTCCACAAACCCattcctcttgtgttagttattacGTGGTGATCACCTTGCCTTGCTTACCGTAACGCCGCGTGTTGTGAGTTGAAATTACaaccgggacaaatatttgcgaGATGAGAGAGTATCTGGCATGAGCTTGGTTGCaaatttatctttaaatgtGTTTAGCAGTATATCAGAACTACTAGTATTCTCTCAAAATATAAGTCTCGATGAAACTGCTTGTTTATCTCTAAAAAGTAATGATCTCTAGACACTGGCGgctgaatatttttaacacgttAACGGGTACAGATCAACAGCCAAGTTACTTAACATGGTATTGTAATAGGGTCAGTCTGATTAGTGTCAGTGAGTCAATGTACTCGCATACttctacatatatattattGGCGGCCATTCGATACTGAGAAGcggaaattttaaaaaataggcCGTATCAGGACATAGGTCTGATTTTGGGTTACTCACCTTACAGTTCACTCGGTTACTTTTACTCAAACAATAGATTAATCAGACGATTATATCAATAGTAgatcaaaatcaatttacttatacagggtgtcccaaaactcaacgataatccgagacaggatgaaaggccaagtcataccggttctaggaaaaataaaaaaaaaatccatatcacttagttcagcaataatagacacttttcaaaaaagttgaaattccacacccttggtcgcattttcacgtcctgtgatcaccaatgtcacaatttcactgtgtttttttgaatttcgtgatcttcattaaatatgctaataatcgtaaaacaaattaatgcacaagatattgttaatttaataaaaaaagttaagttttagtgtaggcacgaatacaggctctgcaacgccttacaaaagacctttgcagcagtcaagcaaaattccatGCATTTATTTCATCTGACGCTGTGtaaattttctggcgaagttctgattgatttcgtattgattttgaatagactttttattttatgcattcccagtaaaaaatatctactcgatttagatcgggggaacgaggacgccataaaattgtaccactgcgtccgatccattcgaggatactcttcgttcaaataaaaataacatttttaatggcaagaaaagtggcaagtgttacaccatttttaaatcttgattaaatgcgccaacttttgaaataacttgccaagggtagtgtagtacatttttttttcaatatgaagcgtcaaagttaactaacgatttttttgtgaaccatgactcactaaaacttaactatttttattaaattaacaatgttttgtgcattaatttgttttacgattattagcatatttaatgaagatcacgaaattcaaaaaaacatagcgaaattgtgacatttgtgatcacaggacttgaaaatgcgaccaagggtgtagaatttcaacttttttgaaaagtgtgtattattgctgaactaagtgatatggattttgttttttatttttcctagaaccggtgtgacttggcctttcatcctgtcttggattatcgttgagttttgggacaccctgtataatcaATGGGTAAGGCTTTATCGAGcctatataattttaatcatgcAGGTAAAACATCACAATGTAGGATTTTATTTATGCTGCATCGCAGTTAATAAAGTTAGTATTATTAAGAGTTGCTTTCTTCTggaggtatatttttatgatatgcAAATGATACTACTGGAATAacggattttaataatttatttaaaagtcagACAAATCAATGGCACCAAATCATCCTCCTCCTGAACAAAACAGGCAACACATCACAGCTCTACAAAGTTCTAACATAAGAATGCATGGACTCCACACTCCTACTGCCAAAACAAAGAGAAGCATATCAGTAAACTGTCTCCACATATTAAGTAGCGATACACAATGGGGATAAAATCCGGGACACAAATAATAAATCCACAGGCAAGGCTTTTGTCTTAAAGATGCCATATACGGGCTGCATTCAAAGTCCATGGGAACTTTCCGACGTTTGATTTTTCTGTACTTAAGTTTGGGGTCTTTGTCATTAATATGAACGAGATAATTTGTAGCTGGATGCGATTCCATTGCCGAAACTAAATATCGTGTTGATGGCATTGCGCTTACTCTTGTCTTTACTCGTTTGAAAGTACCGGGCATTGAGCTGTTTAAGAAATCTTCATGCATACGAGCCATGGCTGCTCTTGGATCTTCACGTGCTTCTTGAAATTTATAGGCTGCAACTTTTGGATGAAGTACTAACCGAACAGTACGTTTTAACAGACCAGTAAAAGCACTAAATGTGCATTTTGCAATATCCACAACAGTCTCTGCTACTAAAACTCCTTGCGGAAcatgtttgtatttttctacTTCTTTTTGTTTCTTCCTATCTTGGCGCGCTCTATCTTCAATGGCATTTGCATCCTGTTTAGCATACTTCTTTAATCGTTTTTTAGTTTCCTTTAACTTAGcagctttttttttcatttcttcaagtgctttttgttttatttcgttctCTTTTTCAATAAACTCTGGTTGTTTTCTGCTTTGAGCCTGACATACCGAGCTTTCACAAATGCATGGACCGATTTTTCGAGGCTTGACTACTTTCCgcttttttcttctttcttgCCTACATATACGGGCACCACACTGACAAGGTGGTtgctttttctttaaaaacttcgTATTTGCCGTTTGTTCGTCTTGTTCTTCCTCTTGTTCCTCTTCAAGCCTTTCTTCTTTCATATCTTGATCAGGTTTTTCTGCATTTTTGGCGCCACCGTGCTTATCGCGTTCCTCGCGGCCCTCACGGCCCTCATATGCTGCTGTTCTTTCAAATGGGTCGTCTTTTTGTTGTTTAGCTTTCATTTTTTGCGCCTTGGCTATAGCTcgtctttgttttttttctgttttcctCCACGATGCAACGTTGTTATGTGGACCGCGTCCAGATGCATATCTTCTTGCTTTAGCTGAATTCATCACTTCTAGAAATTCCCCCGCGTTCACAATATTGGCAACATCTGTTTTTACAACCAAATCCATGGCATTATCTTCTGCAGGCCCACATTCATCGTCTGAAAGAATAAATcgtacatgtattttattttattatatttattaagtgtaAGTCATGCCGGTCAagctataaatatatatgtatttagtgTATCACTTACATTCATCTCGCGGTTGCAAACATTCTAAATCTGCGACATTCCGTATGTTTAAAGTATCTGAGTCGATAACGATTGTAACCGGCtcgatttctttttttttatttttggcatttattttatcaatggtTTTTTGCATTTTCTTCGCTTCTGCTTTAGCGGATTTCGGATCTACGACAGTTTTTTTTACGTCGGCGGATTTGCAAGTACAATTCcctctttttttttttgggcAAATCCAACCTACGTCTGTCGTGCCTTGATGAGGACATGGTTTACTTCCGCATATGTTACAAGGATCCTGGTGAGGACACGGCTGTTCATTACATTTGGGACAAATCTTTACCTCCGGAGTTCCATGAGGACACGGTATTCTGTTACATTCGATACACTCTCCAACTGTTCTAAGAGGTACTTCTTTAGGACATGAGAAGGGCACCTGTTTAGTCACACACCGATCGGCAGCAAATCTGTAAGGATTCTGAggctgatcatatttttttaatcttgtttCTAAACAAGGTCCAAGTGCTGCTATCCTTCTGTCAGGACAAGATTCGGGTGTCTTGGCTTTCCTTCTTTTACAAGGTCTCCCAAATGTATGCAAACCACTGGATGGCGCTAGAAAACCGGTTTTGAAATCAGATACTTCACCTATCGGACATTGTTTGACGTAGTTCTTCGGTTCTTTAATGACTTCTATTACTTCTTTTTTAATGGGAGGCGGTGCAGGGCATGTTGCGACTGTAGGTAGTGTACGTGTAGGTTCTGTATCTTTAGGTGTGCAGGTCTCAGCCGGAACGTTTGGTTTGCATACTACGCCAGGACCAGATACCGGCTGATTAGTCCTACATAACATTGTCGGCTGGATTTCAGTTTTTGGCTTAGCTATTTTCTTTGGGGTACATAATTTCTCAGGTCGCTGGCGAAGTTCTTGTCTCTTCAGTGATTTAGCAAAAGAACTGGCGGCGTTATCATCTCCTACAACTTCCATCTGAAATGGACAGTCTAGTAATccatctaaaacaaaaaagaattaGAGTTTTGTGTCAGCTCCTGATAACATTTAAGACAGCAGTTCTAATGTTAGGAGTTATGTTACTCGTACACAATATGCACGGGTCACACCAAATTCTATTCCGAGacaaaataactaaaatctGTTTTATCCGAGCGTGTCGTTCGTGTGCAGTGCGACTGGTGCGAGTTTCATAGTAGTAGGTCCAGTTAAAAATTTGATAATAAGATAAAAGTCGAAACTAAACcgatgttttaaattatatgaagtATTTcgttagtgcttgttcacgttggaacgcgcgggcgcggtggcggtcgcgagcgcggggacgtggcgatttgtgttcacgttggccgccaggcgttTGATTCTAGCGACaagctcaaactggctcaaactggttgaacttacttgacgtcgcgagtgaatcgcgcccgccaccgctagttcgacgtgaacataaacgaacatcttcacgcgtttgatattgcCGCGAGCGCGCCGCGCAGGCCGCGCGCGACATCGCTAGCTTGCCCGCTACTTAGACCGCGCgtacggtttgtacgtgaacacttcggtataacgccatatgtttgatatttcgtgaccgcgcccgccaccgcgcccgcaagtcaacgtgaatgagcactttgGCAGCGTCAGGAGCGCGCGACTGAAGGTAATTTATAgacattatttatatgaaaaaaaatattcaatggtTATGAGAGCTCCTATACAAAGTGCCGGCGGCATGGACACCGTGTGAGCCGCCGGCCTGACCGCCGTGTGTGCCGGCGGGTTACGCGGCTTGCTAGCGTCATTTGTTCCTAACATTCGAACATTTGACAGCTCTACGCGGCATGTGTGGTTCTTACTTACCTTCACCTtgtgttttcaaaatatcataTATTCGGTCTCCTCTTTTGATCTTCATACATTTTCCGTCTACAACGAGAGTAAATGTTTCTCCTGGTCTGCAAGGGGCTACTACCTTATATGTGTCATTTACTGACACGGGAGGAGGCGGTGGTGGAAGTTCCACTGGAGGCAGACATGGATCTGGGCACGTGCACGGTTTGTTTTCAGTTTTGCTTTTCTTTTTGTACGGCATAATGGTTTGCATTTCTTTATCGTTGTCTCGTGATTTATTGTCTTTTTCTTttgacttttttgtttttttctgggTTTTATCTACTTTTTCTTTAGCTTTATCCTTTTTGTCTTTGTCTTCTTCGTCTGCTTTTCCTTTAGTTTTGTCTAATTTTCCTTCAGATTTATCTACTTTGCCTTTAGCTTTATCTTCTTTGCTTTTAGTTTTGTCTACTTTGCTTTTAGCTTTGTCTACTTTTCCTTCAGATTGGCCTGCTTTTCCCTTAGATCTTTCTACTTTTATTCCAAtcttttcagattttttttgtttacttgatTTTGCTTTAATACTAGCGCTGTCTTCAAGTTTTTTAACactcttatttatattaggaCAAGGAACTTTGCTTATGCCAGCTTTTTTGAGTGCTCGTCCTAAACTTGTATtgcttgaaaataatttatcataacaAACCCCAGTCTTTACCAACTGTTCAGAACTTAGCTTTGGTTGCAACGCCTTCCAGTCTTTTGTAATGCCCAATTTACAAAGACATCTCTTTAAGAAGGTAGTGGATTCTTTACCAACGGCACAACGACATTTTTCTAGCCCCGGTTTTTTGATCGGTGATTTTGATTTGATCGGTGTTTTAGTACCTTTTGCAGGCCCCGACGACTCCTTTAATTTCTTTGATTTGATTGGTTTTGCTGTGTCTTTTAACAAATCATTATCTTTTGTCTTTTTTCTTTTAGGCGGAGATTCTTTCTGTTTTAGTAATTGTAAACATGATTCGGGCTTACACATACCCGGTACGCAAGCATTTGGTGGGCACGCAATAGTGTTTTTTGGTTTGTTGCCTGTACTTTTTCCACTCATTGTATTGGGTTTTGCGTCAACATCGGCTTTCGACGATACACTTTTTAAATTTCGGAATGGTGTTCTAAAAGCACAGGTTTGTAGATTGTACTGAGTAATTGGTTTAGTATTATATGCCCACGTTTCGTTGACACTCTTTTGTTGATGACTGTTGAAGACAGGCCGATATTTCGTTCCGAAATCATGTTTAATGCGCTCAAGTTTACTTTTGCTACAAATATACTTAACGCAATTAATTTTAGAGcctttattttctatttttcttttatttatctgCAGTTTATATTTATCATAAGCAGGACCATCTCCGTGATCGTTTTTAATTGCACTGCTATAACTTGTAAATAGCACTTTAGGCCCAGTTTTAGTCAACAAATGATTTCGGTTGGGAAGCGATGTTCctgtgaaataataaatatatatgtatgttattagCATGTCAGGTCACTTACTTAACTATACTTAGGCCATTGTAAACGTGCAatctatgttatttattaattaatttactctCTTGAAAAACCAATATAAATACAATGGAATGTATAATGTGAATAATGTAAAATCACTTAATAAAACTTTGTAACGCTTTGATCCTTTTAAAACCACAGTGTAATAAATGATGACCTGACAGAACAAATATACAGTGAGATTTACCTTTGATATGCTTTAAAGCAAATCTGCTCCGGGTTTCTCGGAGCTTTTGAGCAGAAATGCACCTAACTGGCTTAATATTGCTTGAACTTTATCCGCTTATATTTAGAGCACAAAATAACACAACATGATAGTAGTCACATCGGTGCATTTCTCCTCCAAGCAGGTGATCTGCTGTCCCACAAACAGCATTCACAGCGTTCTCGAATATTAGTGGATTAATGGCCAGGAAGAGGTATCGATGACGGCGGGATAAAGATAACACATATTCGCTTCGCCGACGACATCGTTCTTTTttcgatttatattttaaataaaattatctctagacgtcaaaatcaaaaattaa
The genomic region above belongs to Anticarsia gemmatalis isolate Benzon Research Colony breed Stoneville strain chromosome 5, ilAntGemm2 primary, whole genome shotgun sequence and contains:
- the LOC142973149 gene encoding uncharacterized protein LOC142973149, translating into MSLIKKYFCTSSLLNKQKTNNNEAVLKEKSNKGSVQDRHLRVVKNPTNINLPTVREPCQMKSIPIDHVSCTRGILKKPMELDNRTTKRALIIRSNIHMNTENFKNNIQHLYHLKYISNEFDHTSKKSTRNSRNSSATKMRRKIINNQNEASGTSLPNRNHLLTKTGPKVLFTSYSSAIKNDHGDGPAYDKYKLQINKRKIENKGSKINCVKYICSKSKLERIKHDFGTKYRPVFNSHQQKSVNETWAYNTKPITQYNLQTCAFRTPFRNLKSVSSKADVDAKPNTMSGKSTGNKPKNTIACPPNACVPGMCKPESCLQLLKQKESPPKRKKTKDNDLLKDTAKPIKSKKLKESSGPAKGTKTPIKSKSPIKKPGLEKCRCAVGKESTTFLKRCLCKLGITKDWKALQPKLSSEQLVKTGVCYDKLFSSNTSLGRALKKAGISKVPCPNINKSVKKLEDSASIKAKSSKQKKSEKIGIKVERSKGKAGQSEGKVDKAKSKVDKTKSKEDKAKGKVDKSEGKLDKTKGKADEEDKDKKDKAKEKVDKTQKKTKKSKEKDNKSRDNDKEMQTIMPYKKKSKTENKPCTCPDPCLPPVELPPPPPPVSVNDTYKVVAPCRPGETFTLVVDGKCMKIKRGDRIYDILKTQGEDGLLDCPFQMEVVGDDNAASSFAKSLKRQELRQRPEKLCTPKKIAKPKTEIQPTMLCRTNQPVSGPGVVCKPNVPAETCTPKDTEPTRTLPTVATCPAPPPIKKEVIEVIKEPKNYVKQCPIGEVSDFKTGFLAPSSGLHTFGRPCKRRKAKTPESCPDRRIAALGPCLETRLKKYDQPQNPYRFAADRCVTKQVPFSCPKEVPLRTVGECIECNRIPCPHGTPEVKICPKCNEQPCPHQDPCNICGSKPCPHQGTTDVGWICPKKKRGNCTCKSADVKKTVVDPKSAKAEAKKMQKTIDKINAKNKKKEIEPVTIVIDSDTLNIRNVADLECLQPRDEYDECGPAEDNAMDLVVKTDVANIVNAGEFLEVMNSAKARRYASGRGPHNNVASWRKTEKKQRRAIAKAQKMKAKQQKDDPFERTAAYEGREGREERDKHGGAKNAEKPDQDMKEERLEEEQEEEQDEQTANTKFLKKKQPPCQCGARICRQERRKKRKVVKPRKIGPCICESSVCQAQSRKQPEFIEKENEIKQKALEEMKKKAAKLKETKKRLKKYAKQDANAIEDRARQDRKKQKEVEKYKHVPQGVLVAETVVDIAKCTFSAFTGLLKRTVRLVLHPKVAAYKFQEAREDPRAAMARMHEDFLNSSMPGTFKRVKTRVSAMPSTRYLVSAMESHPATNYLVHINDKDPKLKYRKIKRRKVPMDFECSPYMASLRQKPCLWIYYLCPGFYPHCVSLLNMWRQFTDMLLFVLAVGVWSPCILMLELCRAVMCCLFCSGGG